The Bryobacteraceae bacterium genome includes a window with the following:
- the asnS gene encoding asparagine--tRNA ligase — translation MSPVPRITIENASQYDGQTVEIAGWLYNLRRSGKIIFPLLRDGTGIMQCVAVKANISEKCFNDLRDLTQESSLIVRGRIRAESRAPGGYEMDVEDAEIVHRVPEEQPYPITPKEHGIEFLFDHRHLHLRSRRPHAILRVRHEIIRAIRDYFDSNGFTLVDTPIFTPAACEGTTTLFEVDYFEDEKVYLTQSGQLYNEATAMAFGKTYCFGPTFRAEKSKTRRHLTEFWMVEPEMAYATLEDVKRVSEELICFIVQRVLERRRRELETLERDISKLEAVKPPFPRITYDEAVAILQRKGSEIQWGGDFGGTDETLLSEEFDRPVMVDRFPTGIKAFYFQPDEQRPEVVLGVDVLASEGYGEIVGGGQRIHDYNLLLERIREHNLPQEAFEWYLDLRRYGTVPHAGFGMGVERTVAWICGLDHIRETIAFPRMLYRTRP, via the coding sequence ATGTCCCCTGTTCCGAGAATCACGATCGAGAACGCCTCGCAATACGACGGCCAGACCGTTGAAATCGCCGGCTGGCTGTACAACCTCCGGCGCTCCGGCAAGATCATCTTCCCTCTGTTGCGCGACGGCACGGGCATCATGCAGTGCGTGGCCGTCAAAGCCAACATCAGCGAGAAATGTTTCAACGACCTGCGCGACCTCACGCAGGAGTCGTCGCTCATTGTCCGGGGCCGCATCCGCGCCGAGAGCCGCGCGCCTGGCGGCTACGAGATGGACGTCGAGGACGCAGAGATCGTCCACCGCGTCCCTGAAGAGCAGCCGTATCCGATCACGCCGAAGGAGCACGGCATCGAGTTCCTGTTCGATCACCGGCACCTCCACCTGCGCTCGCGCCGCCCGCACGCCATCCTGCGCGTGCGGCACGAGATCATCCGCGCCATCCGCGATTACTTTGATTCGAACGGCTTCACGCTGGTCGACACGCCGATCTTCACGCCCGCAGCCTGCGAGGGCACGACGACGCTGTTCGAGGTCGACTATTTCGAGGACGAGAAAGTCTACCTCACGCAGTCCGGCCAGCTGTACAACGAAGCCACGGCGATGGCCTTCGGCAAGACGTACTGTTTCGGGCCTACGTTCCGCGCCGAGAAATCCAAAACGCGCCGCCATCTGACCGAGTTCTGGATGGTCGAGCCCGAGATGGCCTACGCCACGCTCGAAGACGTGAAGCGCGTTTCGGAAGAACTGATCTGCTTCATCGTGCAGCGGGTGCTCGAGCGCCGCCGCCGCGAACTGGAAACGCTGGAGCGCGACATCAGCAAACTGGAAGCGGTGAAGCCCCCGTTCCCCCGCATCACCTACGACGAGGCGGTCGCCATTCTGCAGCGCAAGGGATCGGAGATCCAGTGGGGCGGCGACTTCGGGGGCACGGACGAAACCCTGCTGTCGGAAGAGTTCGACCGGCCGGTCATGGTGGACCGCTTCCCCACCGGGATCAAAGCGTTCTATTTCCAGCCTGACGAGCAGCGCCCCGAGGTCGTGCTCGGCGTCGACGTGCTCGCCAGCGAAGGCTACGGGGAAATCGTCGGCGGCGGGCAGCGCATCCACGACTACAACCTGCTGCTCGAGCGCATCCGCGAGCACAACCTGCCGCAGGAAGCCTTCGAGTGGTACCTGGACCTGCGCCGCTACGGCACCGTGCCGCACGCCGGTTTCGGCATGGGCGTCGAGCGCACCGTCGCGTGGATCTGCGGACTGGACCACATCCGCGAAACGATCGCTTTCCCGCGCATGCTGTACAGGACGCGGCCATGA
- a CDS encoding arginase: MRKMPQTISVIGVPLDLGAGRRGVDMGPSAMRVAGLDTRLESLGYRVEDLGNIEVEQPESSRVGAENARYLKPIAATCRALASRVERSMRQGRFPLVLGGDHSVAVGTVNGVAAHYRKRGHRIGVIWLDAHTDMNTPETSPSGNVHGMPLACLVGAGPRELTHLNGVAPVLDPRNVVLVGIRDVDLEERPVVRESGVAVFTMRHIDERGMRAVMTDAIAIASRGTVGIHLSLDMDGIDPGEAPGVGTPVRGGISYREAHLAMEMLCDSRLLRSMEVVEVNPILDVANRTAQLAVELALSAMGKRIL, translated from the coding sequence ATGAGGAAGATGCCCCAGACGATCTCGGTCATCGGCGTGCCGCTCGATCTCGGCGCCGGGCGCCGCGGCGTCGACATGGGGCCTTCGGCCATGCGCGTGGCTGGACTCGATACGCGGCTTGAATCGCTCGGCTACCGCGTCGAGGATCTGGGCAACATCGAAGTGGAGCAGCCGGAGTCGTCCCGGGTCGGCGCGGAGAACGCCCGCTATCTGAAGCCCATTGCAGCCACCTGCCGCGCCCTCGCGTCGCGGGTCGAGCGCTCCATGCGGCAGGGCCGATTCCCTCTCGTGCTCGGAGGCGATCACTCCGTGGCCGTCGGCACGGTCAACGGCGTCGCCGCGCATTACAGGAAGCGCGGCCACAGGATCGGCGTCATCTGGCTGGACGCCCATACGGACATGAACACGCCGGAAACATCTCCTTCGGGAAATGTTCACGGCATGCCGCTGGCCTGCCTGGTGGGCGCGGGTCCGCGCGAGCTCACGCACCTGAACGGCGTCGCTCCGGTGCTCGATCCCCGGAATGTCGTGCTCGTCGGCATCCGGGATGTCGACCTGGAAGAGCGCCCTGTCGTGCGCGAGTCCGGCGTCGCCGTTTTCACCATGCGCCACATCGACGAGCGCGGCATGCGCGCCGTCATGACGGACGCCATCGCCATCGCCTCCCGCGGCACGGTCGGCATTCACCTGTCGCTTGACATGGACGGCATCGATCCCGGCGAAGCTCCCGGCGTTGGCACGCCCGTCCGCGGCGGCATCTCCTACCGCGAGGCGCATCTCGCCATGGAGATGCTCTGCGACTCGCGGCTGCTGCGCTCGATGGAGGTCGTCGAGGTCAACCCGATCCTCGACGTCGCCAACCGCACGGCGCAGCTGGCGGTCGAACTGGCCCTCTCGGCCATGGGGAAGCGCATTCTATGA
- the ddl gene encoding D-alanine--D-alanine ligase, translated as MSALRVAVLHGGRSGEHEVSLRSAEAVIDALARKGYRPIPYFISKDGRWHPAPILPVPGANPDIDVVFPMLHGTFGEDGTVQGLLEMAALPYVGAGVFASAAAMDKVLFKRLCRERGLPVADHLVLHSRSLDPAPVLRRFPFPVFVKPANLGSSVGIHKAHDAAELEAALADAARYDTKILVERCITGPELECAVLGNHEPQASTPCQIFPSREFYDYDDKYVLDKARAVIPAEVPAETIREVRRLAIECYRAVDCCGMGRVDFLVEAATGRVFINELNTIPGFTSISMFPKMWAYDGLPMPELVHRLVELALERFRERQALRFEK; from the coding sequence ATGAGCGCTCTGCGCGTCGCCGTGCTTCACGGCGGGCGGTCCGGCGAACACGAAGTCAGCCTGCGATCGGCCGAAGCCGTCATCGACGCACTCGCCCGCAAGGGTTACCGCCCGATCCCGTATTTCATCTCCAAAGACGGGCGCTGGCATCCCGCCCCCATTTTGCCGGTCCCCGGCGCGAACCCCGACATCGACGTCGTCTTCCCCATGCTGCACGGCACCTTCGGCGAAGACGGCACCGTGCAGGGGCTGCTGGAAATGGCGGCGCTGCCCTACGTCGGCGCAGGCGTGTTCGCCTCCGCCGCCGCGATGGACAAGGTGCTGTTCAAGAGGCTGTGCCGAGAACGCGGCCTGCCCGTGGCCGACCACCTCGTGCTTCACTCGCGCTCGCTCGACCCCGCACCCGTGCTGCGGCGCTTCCCGTTCCCCGTGTTTGTGAAGCCCGCCAATCTCGGTTCCTCCGTCGGCATCCACAAGGCGCACGATGCAGCGGAACTCGAAGCCGCGCTCGCCGACGCCGCCCGCTATGACACGAAGATCCTCGTCGAGCGCTGCATCACGGGGCCCGAACTCGAGTGCGCCGTCCTTGGCAACCACGAGCCCCAGGCTTCCACGCCCTGCCAGATCTTCCCCTCGCGCGAGTTTTACGATTACGACGACAAGTACGTGCTCGACAAAGCCCGCGCCGTCATCCCTGCCGAGGTGCCCGCCGAGACGATCCGCGAAGTGCGCCGCCTCGCCATCGAGTGCTACCGCGCCGTGGACTGCTGCGGCATGGGCCGCGTCGATTTCCTCGTCGAGGCGGCCACGGGCAGGGTGTTCATCAACGAGCTGAACACCATCCCCGGCTTCACCAGCATCAGCATGTTTCCGAAGATGTGGGCCTACGACGGCCTGCCCATGCCGGAACTCGTCCACCGTCTCGTGGAGCTCGCCCTCGAACGGTTCCGCGAGCGCCAGGCCCTGCGTTTCGAGAAGTGA
- a CDS encoding galactonate dehydratase has protein sequence MPIHCLSRRAWLGAAASAAALRNGEAENRFLQDAPVRPRDPLKITRLETFPVKPRWLFLKIHTNAGITGLGEPILEGRAETCAAAVKEIEPYLIGKDPRAVVHHWQAIYRHAFYRGGPILTSALSGIDMALWDIKGKALGVPVYELLGGPTRTRVRVYAHASVNNPDRVREAIRQGFTAFKTGPARRRKYPRYVESQAEVEYAAEKFAEFRKMVGPEIDIGVDFHGAISPALAKVLIKALEPHHPMFIEEPCQAQNHDVMAEIARSTHIPIATGERVFTKWGFREVLEKKAATILQPDLCHAGGITEVRLIAGMAEAYYAAIAPHNPLGPISLAAGIQLAASIPNFLIQEQVTLGEGYLKQPFTVRNGYVDLPTGPGLGIELDENALAGKIGHDWRNPESYDEDDSSVVDW, from the coding sequence ATGCCGATCCATTGCCTCTCCCGCCGCGCCTGGCTGGGCGCCGCAGCCTCCGCCGCAGCCCTGAGAAACGGGGAAGCGGAAAACCGTTTCCTGCAGGACGCGCCTGTCCGCCCCCGCGATCCTCTGAAGATCACGCGCCTGGAGACCTTTCCGGTCAAACCCCGCTGGCTCTTCCTGAAGATCCACACCAACGCCGGCATCACCGGCCTCGGAGAGCCGATCCTCGAAGGCCGCGCCGAGACCTGCGCCGCCGCCGTGAAAGAGATCGAGCCCTACCTCATCGGCAAAGACCCGCGCGCCGTCGTCCATCACTGGCAGGCGATCTACCGCCACGCCTTTTATCGCGGCGGCCCCATCCTCACGTCCGCTCTCAGCGGCATCGACATGGCCCTCTGGGACATCAAGGGCAAGGCCCTCGGCGTGCCTGTCTACGAACTGCTGGGCGGTCCCACACGGACGCGCGTCCGCGTCTATGCTCATGCCAGCGTGAACAATCCGGACCGCGTCCGCGAGGCGATCCGCCAGGGTTTCACCGCGTTCAAGACCGGCCCGGCGCGCCGCCGCAAGTATCCCCGTTATGTCGAATCGCAGGCGGAGGTCGAATACGCCGCCGAGAAATTTGCGGAATTCCGGAAAATGGTGGGTCCGGAAATCGATATCGGCGTGGATTTCCATGGGGCCATTTCTCCGGCTCTCGCGAAGGTTCTCATCAAAGCCCTGGAGCCGCACCACCCGATGTTCATCGAAGAACCCTGCCAGGCCCAGAACCACGATGTCATGGCCGAGATCGCCCGTTCCACGCACATCCCCATCGCCACCGGCGAGCGGGTTTTCACGAAGTGGGGTTTTCGCGAAGTCCTCGAGAAGAAAGCCGCCACGATTCTGCAGCCGGATCTGTGCCACGCCGGCGGCATCACCGAAGTCCGGCTGATCGCCGGCATGGCCGAGGCCTACTACGCCGCCATCGCGCCGCACAATCCGCTCGGCCCGATTTCGCTGGCCGCCGGCATTCAGCTCGCCGCCTCCATTCCGAATTTCCTCATTCAGGAACAGGTCACTCTGGGGGAAGGCTATCTGAAACAGCCTTTCACGGTCCGCAACGGCTATGTCGATCTCCCAACCGGCCCCGGCCTCGGCATCGAGCTTGACGAAAACGCATTGGCCGGCAAGATCGGCCACGACTGGCGCAATCCTGAAAGCTACGACGAAGACGATTCAAGCGTCGTGGACTGGTAG
- the rpoD gene encoding RNA polymerase sigma factor RpoD, producing MSTEDRFSRFQKLIDLGREKGYVLYDDVAEFVPEDLTSGRQLDDLLADLDEAGVDLLEEPRLDEKKVEESEDLIEPDYSDISDKTNDPVRMYLREMGSVSLLTREGEIELARRIEHGQKMSARALSRSPFIMREVLEIAREVREGKRHLRDVLAMPELMTADEDLGTFQASFEEQIETLARELKKVHQLRNKLTAMPRTKLKQFRATRWELGRLIVRLSRHIRDMQLSSAVYRHLTTRLRNAVDEIAPLERDIARLQRAIEEASAQGAASVRDLKRELRTANQKFAAMERSFGVSCTELRRTLALAEKGEAEADSAKKQLIEANLRLVVSIAKRYTNRGMAFLDLIQEGNIGLMKAVDKFDYRRGYKFSTYATWWVRQAITRAIADQARTIRIPVHMIETINKIVRTQRLLQQELGRDPTTEELARRLEMSVAKVRKVLRVAQEPISLETPVGEEEESHLGDFIVDKRVASPSEAVINLNLREQTAEVLKTLSPREEKIIRMRFGLQGDSEHTLEEVGQHFAVTRERIRQIEAKALRKLRHPSRSHRLRVFIERPPRD from the coding sequence GTGAGCACGGAGGATCGTTTCAGCCGGTTCCAGAAGCTCATCGACCTGGGCAGGGAGAAGGGCTACGTTCTCTACGACGATGTTGCCGAGTTCGTGCCCGAAGATCTGACCTCGGGCAGGCAGCTGGACGACCTTCTCGCCGACCTCGACGAAGCAGGCGTGGATCTTCTGGAAGAACCCCGCCTCGACGAGAAAAAAGTCGAGGAATCCGAAGATCTCATCGAGCCCGATTACTCGGATATATCCGACAAAACGAACGATCCCGTCCGCATGTATCTGCGGGAAATGGGGTCCGTCAGCCTGCTGACGCGCGAGGGAGAAATCGAGCTCGCCCGCCGTATCGAGCATGGCCAGAAAATGTCTGCGCGCGCGCTTTCCCGCTCTCCTTTTATCATGCGGGAAGTCCTGGAAATCGCCCGGGAAGTCCGCGAAGGCAAGCGCCACCTGCGCGACGTGCTCGCCATGCCCGAGCTGATGACCGCCGATGAAGATCTCGGCACATTCCAGGCGTCTTTTGAAGAGCAGATCGAGACGCTGGCGCGGGAGCTGAAGAAAGTACACCAGTTGCGGAACAAGCTGACGGCGATGCCGCGCACGAAGCTGAAGCAGTTCCGCGCCACGCGCTGGGAGCTGGGGCGGCTCATCGTGCGCCTGTCCCGGCATATCCGCGACATGCAGCTTTCGTCGGCGGTGTACCGGCACCTCACCACGCGCCTCCGGAACGCGGTGGACGAGATCGCTCCGCTGGAGAGAGACATCGCCCGGCTCCAGCGCGCGATCGAAGAGGCGTCGGCGCAGGGCGCGGCCAGCGTCCGCGATCTCAAGCGCGAACTGCGGACCGCCAACCAGAAATTCGCGGCCATGGAGCGGTCCTTCGGCGTCTCCTGCACCGAACTGCGCCGCACGCTCGCCCTGGCCGAAAAAGGCGAAGCGGAAGCGGACTCGGCCAAGAAACAGCTCATCGAAGCCAACCTGCGGCTCGTGGTCTCCATCGCCAAGCGGTACACGAACCGCGGCATGGCGTTTCTCGATCTCATTCAGGAAGGCAACATCGGCCTGATGAAGGCCGTGGACAAGTTCGACTACCGCCGCGGCTACAAGTTCTCGACGTACGCCACCTGGTGGGTGCGGCAGGCGATCACGCGCGCCATCGCCGATCAGGCGCGGACCATCCGCATCCCGGTGCACATGATCGAGACGATCAACAAGATCGTCCGCACCCAGCGGCTGCTGCAGCAGGAGCTGGGACGGGATCCCACGACGGAAGAGCTCGCCCGCCGTCTGGAAATGTCCGTGGCGAAAGTCCGGAAGGTGCTGCGGGTCGCCCAGGAGCCGATCTCTCTGGAGACGCCGGTGGGAGAAGAGGAAGAGTCCCACCTGGGCGATTTCATCGTCGACAAGCGCGTAGCTTCGCCCTCGGAAGCCGTGATCAACCTGAACCTGCGGGAACAGACCGCAGAAGTCCTCAAGACGCTCAGCCCGCGCGAAGAAAAGATCATCCGGATGCGTTTCGGTCTCCAGGGCGATTCCGAACACACGCTGGAAGAAGTCGGACAGCATTTCGCCGTGACACGCGAACGCATCCGCCAGATCGAAGCGAAGGCGCTCAGGAAACTCCGCCATCCCAGCCGCAGCCACCGCCTGCGCGTGTTCATCGAGCGTCCCCCGCGCGACTGA
- a CDS encoding polyprenol phosphate mannosyl transferase 1, with amino-acid sequence MNREAPEPDPLRLFSVVIPARNEEGCLAETVEDVHRTLASAGVPHEIVVVNDGSTDGTSLILASLAERIRELRPVDNPGPHGFGRAVIRGIDAANGDALVIMMADGSDDPGDAVRYWRVLEEGWDAVFGSRFIHGGRVSDYPFLKLLLNRMANLFLRFLFGVPCNDFTNAFKAYRREALDGCRPFLSPHFNLTVELPLKIIVRGFTWTVVPISWRGRRTGVSKLRIKEMGSRYLFIALYCWLEKYFSRGDYRVQRQRPRTAGSLRSAAR; translated from the coding sequence ATGAACAGAGAAGCGCCCGAACCTGACCCGCTGCGGCTGTTCTCGGTGGTTATTCCCGCCCGGAATGAAGAGGGCTGCCTTGCGGAGACGGTGGAGGATGTTCACAGGACCCTGGCCTCAGCGGGGGTGCCGCATGAAATTGTCGTCGTGAATGACGGCAGCACCGACGGAACCAGCCTGATTCTGGCGTCGCTCGCAGAGAGGATCCGGGAACTAAGGCCCGTGGACAATCCCGGCCCCCACGGTTTTGGGCGGGCGGTCATCCGGGGCATCGATGCCGCCAACGGCGATGCTCTGGTCATCATGATGGCGGACGGCTCAGATGACCCTGGCGACGCCGTGCGTTACTGGAGAGTCCTGGAGGAAGGGTGGGACGCGGTGTTCGGGTCGCGCTTCATCCATGGCGGGCGGGTTTCCGACTATCCGTTTCTGAAGCTGCTGCTCAACAGGATGGCCAATCTGTTCCTGCGGTTTCTGTTCGGGGTTCCGTGCAACGATTTTACGAATGCGTTCAAGGCATACCGGCGTGAAGCGCTGGACGGGTGCCGTCCGTTTCTTTCGCCCCATTTCAACCTGACCGTCGAGCTGCCGCTGAAGATCATCGTGCGGGGGTTCACATGGACGGTCGTTCCCATCTCCTGGAGGGGCCGCCGCACGGGGGTGTCGAAGCTTCGCATCAAGGAAATGGGCAGCCGGTATCTGTTCATCGCCCTCTACTGCTGGCTCGAAAAATACTTCAGCCGGGGCGACTACCGCGTGCAGCGGCAGCGGCCCCGCACGGCTGGATCCCTCCGCAGCGCAGCGCGATAA
- the tyv gene encoding CDP-tyvelose epimerase: MRILVSGCCGFVGSALCRALRELDPQASLFGLDNLMRPGSEQNRTLMRHLGVRFFHGDQRSAVDVAGIPPVDWVIDAAAIPDVRAGLGDDSVLLMEHNVLGTLNLLEFCRRHGAGLLLLSSSRVYSIRGLRSLPLKEESQGYRLNGEAPLPAGVSQKGLAPDFSTEAPVSLYGATKLAAERLAQEYGEAFGLPVWITRCSILAGAGQFGTPRQGIIAYWIHAHRQRRPLRYTGFGGEGLQTRDVLHPRDLAALLVKQMKAGRPARPCVWHAGGGTANAISLRGLTEWCDQRFGPHPVAADPCEPRYDVPWIVMDSTATEQAFGWRAATPLQEILEEIARHAEAHPDWLEISQA; the protein is encoded by the coding sequence GTGAGGATCCTGGTCTCGGGCTGTTGCGGCTTTGTGGGCAGCGCGCTCTGCCGCGCGTTGCGGGAACTCGATCCGCAGGCGTCGCTGTTCGGCCTCGACAATCTCATGCGGCCCGGTTCGGAGCAGAACCGGACTCTCATGAGACATCTGGGCGTGCGGTTTTTCCATGGCGACCAGAGGTCCGCAGTGGATGTCGCAGGCATTCCTCCCGTTGACTGGGTGATTGATGCAGCCGCGATCCCGGACGTGCGCGCGGGACTCGGGGACGATAGCGTCCTGCTGATGGAGCACAACGTGCTCGGGACGCTCAACCTGCTGGAATTTTGCAGGCGTCATGGGGCGGGGCTGCTGCTGCTGAGCTCCAGCCGCGTCTACAGCATTCGCGGGTTGCGGTCCCTCCCTCTGAAAGAAGAAAGCCAGGGATACCGGCTGAATGGTGAAGCTCCCCTGCCGGCGGGTGTTTCACAGAAAGGTCTTGCCCCAGACTTCTCGACAGAAGCGCCGGTTTCGCTGTACGGAGCGACGAAGCTCGCCGCGGAGAGACTCGCGCAGGAATACGGCGAGGCGTTCGGGCTCCCGGTGTGGATCACGCGGTGCAGCATTCTGGCTGGCGCCGGCCAGTTCGGCACTCCGCGGCAGGGAATCATCGCCTACTGGATCCACGCCCACAGGCAGCGCAGACCGCTGCGCTACACCGGATTTGGCGGCGAAGGGCTGCAGACGCGCGACGTTCTGCACCCGCGCGATCTGGCGGCGCTGCTGGTGAAACAGATGAAGGCGGGACGGCCAGCGCGGCCCTGTGTGTGGCACGCAGGCGGCGGAACGGCGAACGCCATCTCTCTGCGCGGGCTGACGGAATGGTGCGACCAACGCTTCGGGCCGCACCCGGTGGCCGCCGATCCGTGCGAGCCGCGGTACGATGTGCCTTGGATCGTGATGGACTCCACGGCCACAGAGCAGGCATTCGGCTGGCGGGCAGCAACACCGCTGCAGGAGATTCTCGAAGAGATTGCGCGGCACGCGGAAGCGCATCCGGATTGGCTGGAGATCAGTCAGGCATGA
- a CDS encoding NAD-dependent epimerase: protein MRAKLALITGSCGLIGSELTLFFSQRGWRVAGIDNHMRGVFFGREGDTRWMLSHLLEQAPGYQHHEIDIRDRAAVDAAVNSLKPDLIVHAAAQPSHDRAAAIPFLDFEVNALGTLNLLEAARQHCPESPFVFLSTNKVYGDRPNTIPLRELPTRWDYDDPRYAGGIGEDFPIDQSMHSLFGASKTAADVLVQEYGRYFGMPTCCLRGGCLTGPNHSGVELHGFLSYLVRCCVEGRPYRVLGYKGKQVRDNIHSYDVARFVEEFALAPRVAEVYNLGGGRGNSCSVLEAITMAEEATGRKMNWTYVDEARKGDHICYISDLRKIQSHYPAWSITRTLPQIFEETARAWFDRAAQRAQ from the coding sequence ATGCGGGCGAAGCTGGCTCTCATCACCGGCTCCTGCGGCCTGATCGGGTCGGAATTGACGCTCTTTTTCTCGCAGCGCGGCTGGCGCGTGGCCGGGATTGACAATCATATGCGGGGCGTGTTTTTCGGCCGCGAGGGAGATACACGATGGATGCTGTCTCACCTGCTCGAGCAGGCGCCCGGCTACCAGCACCACGAGATCGACATCCGCGACCGGGCGGCGGTGGACGCGGCAGTGAACAGCCTGAAGCCGGATCTGATCGTGCATGCGGCTGCCCAGCCGTCTCATGACAGGGCCGCAGCGATTCCGTTTCTCGATTTCGAGGTCAATGCGCTGGGCACGCTGAACCTGCTGGAAGCGGCGCGGCAGCACTGCCCGGAATCGCCTTTCGTGTTCCTCTCCACCAACAAGGTGTACGGGGACCGGCCCAACACCATTCCGTTGCGGGAACTGCCCACGCGGTGGGACTACGACGACCCCCGGTATGCCGGGGGTATCGGCGAAGACTTCCCGATTGACCAGTCGATGCACAGCCTGTTCGGCGCCTCCAAGACCGCAGCGGACGTGCTCGTGCAGGAATACGGGCGGTACTTTGGAATGCCGACGTGCTGTCTGCGCGGAGGCTGCCTGACGGGCCCCAACCACAGCGGCGTCGAGCTCCACGGCTTTCTGAGCTATCTTGTCCGGTGCTGCGTCGAGGGCCGGCCCTACCGCGTGTTGGGATACAAAGGGAAGCAGGTCCGCGACAATATCCATTCCTACGACGTAGCCCGGTTCGTCGAGGAGTTCGCTCTGGCGCCGCGCGTGGCGGAGGTTTACAATCTCGGCGGGGGGCGGGGCAATTCGTGCTCGGTGCTCGAGGCGATCACGATGGCGGAGGAAGCCACAGGCCGGAAAATGAACTGGACTTACGTCGACGAAGCCAGGAAAGGAGACCACATCTGCTACATCAGCGACCTGCGGAAAATCCAGTCCCATTATCCGGCGTGGTCGATCACGCGGACGCTGCCGCAGATCTTTGAAGAAACCGCGCGGGCGTGGTTTGACAGGGCGGCTCAGAGAGCGCAGTGA